A genomic stretch from Halalkalicoccus subterraneus includes:
- a CDS encoding deoxyuridine 5'-triphosphate nucleotidohydrolase, whose protein sequence is MYRDGAFVGEHVTPTTHAQVQPNGVDLTLDAIFEPLEPGRITRNDTEIGKRQRVASEELDRKVPETYYLEPGGYIARYDEVIEVPEGHVGFVYPRSSLMRNGCMLDTAVWDAGYEGRGEGLLEVHHDIELERGARIAQLVFARADHEGTYDGSYQGENLASHD, encoded by the coding sequence TACCGCGACGGAGCCTTCGTCGGCGAACACGTCACTCCGACGACACACGCACAGGTCCAGCCCAACGGAGTCGACCTGACGCTCGATGCGATCTTCGAACCGCTCGAACCCGGTCGGATCACGCGAAACGACACGGAGATCGGGAAACGCCAGCGCGTCGCCAGCGAGGAACTCGACCGCAAAGTCCCCGAGACGTACTACCTCGAACCCGGCGGGTATATCGCGCGCTACGACGAGGTCATCGAGGTCCCCGAGGGCCACGTCGGGTTCGTCTACCCGCGCTCGTCGCTCATGCGAAACGGCTGTATGCTCGATACGGCGGTGTGGGACGCCGGATACGAGGGCCGCGGCGAGGGTCTTCTGGAGGTCCATCACGACATCGAGCTCGAACGCGGCGCACGAATCGCCCAACTCGTCTTCGCGAGAGCCGATCACGAGGGCACGTACGACGGATCCTATCAGGGCGAGAACCTCGCGTCGCACGATTAA
- a CDS encoding glycosyltransferase family 2 protein, with amino-acid sequence MNRTPITVALPSLNEQRRIGDCLDSIAASIAAAPEKYDFEVLVLDSYSDDATVGIAQSHPVVDLVDFVERGILHARHRGFELARGEVVVSIDADSTYPPGFLGELLAPFESGVSLTYGPVGGERAGNIDAAIRLALQYGLPAVGLDWVSGSNRAVRTADYFAAGGYRLGVDGTALFRVMTEEQLLFPRRLDGEVVFAETARSAQSARTLEQLFFLGEKEGGVEWNVIGPYESVRRYRKKLRRN; translated from the coding sequence ATGAACCGGACGCCGATCACCGTGGCACTCCCGAGCCTGAACGAACAGCGACGGATCGGCGACTGCCTGGATTCGATCGCCGCGTCGATCGCGGCCGCCCCCGAGAAGTACGACTTCGAGGTGCTCGTGCTCGATTCCTACAGTGACGACGCCACCGTCGGAATCGCCCAGTCCCACCCGGTCGTCGACCTCGTGGACTTCGTCGAGCGGGGAATCCTCCACGCGCGTCATCGCGGGTTCGAACTCGCTCGCGGAGAGGTCGTCGTCTCGATCGACGCCGACAGCACCTATCCGCCCGGATTCCTCGGCGAACTGCTCGCGCCCTTCGAGTCGGGCGTCTCGCTGACCTACGGCCCCGTCGGGGGTGAGAGAGCAGGGAACATCGACGCCGCAATCCGGCTTGCCTTACAGTACGGGCTCCCAGCCGTCGGACTGGACTGGGTCAGCGGATCGAACCGCGCGGTCCGGACCGCCGACTACTTCGCCGCCGGCGGCTATCGTCTCGGGGTCGACGGCACCGCCCTGTTTCGCGTGATGACCGAAGAACAGCTGCTGTTCCCCCGGCGTCTCGATGGGGAGGTCGTCTTTGCCGAGACTGCTCGCTCGGCCCAAAGCGCCCGCACGCTCGAACAGCTGTTCTTCCTCGGGGAGAAGGAGGGCGGCGTCGAGTGGAACGTGATCGGACCCTACGAGTCGGTTCGCCGCTACAGGAAGAAGCTTCGACGGAATTAA